The Paenibacillus uliginis N3/975 genome has a window encoding:
- a CDS encoding Type 1 glutamine amidotransferase-like domain-containing protein, protein MKTHYYLDWFYDKGFSEKLVNVLHEDITDRKSLVMISAESSDFKDEQVNIDSVFERTWFNQANIFFDEYHLIDHRTQMEDAHRLIQNASVVFLCGGNPRNQKHLLTEYELSDVIKKSNAVVMGTSAGGMNMSDEYVDECTVYEGMALNHFSFEAHFDHDNTALIEERFPLSKKMDIYVAADKDGAVRVKGIKIDIIGNVYLISHSKIQKLVETL, encoded by the coding sequence ATGAAAACTCACTATTACTTAGATTGGTTTTATGATAAGGGCTTTTCTGAGAAGTTAGTCAATGTGTTGCATGAGGATATAACAGACAGAAAATCGCTTGTTATGATTAGCGCTGAATCGTCTGATTTTAAAGATGAGCAAGTTAATATTGATAGTGTTTTTGAAAGGACATGGTTTAATCAGGCTAACATTTTTTTTGATGAATATCATTTAATTGATCACCGCACGCAGATGGAAGATGCCCACCGATTAATTCAAAACGCCTCTGTCGTTTTTTTATGTGGTGGAAACCCTCGGAACCAAAAGCACCTTTTGACGGAATATGAATTATCGGATGTGATTAAAAAAAGTAATGCTGTTGTAATGGGAACAAGTGCTGGTGGGATGAACATGTCTGATGAATATGTGGATGAATGCACTGTTTATGAAGGTATGGCTCTTAATCACTTTTCTTTTGAAGCTCATTTTGATCATGATAACACCGCGCTGATTGAGGAACGTTTCCCTTTATCGAAAAAAATGGATATTTATGTGGCGGCAGACAAAGATGGTGCTGTACGTGTGAAGGGCATCAAAATCGACATTATAGGCAATGTATATTTAATTTCCCACTCAAAGATTCAGAAATTGGTTGAGACGCTTTAA
- a CDS encoding MerR family transcriptional regulator encodes MAFVFSPYLTAPYEQIGLITPAKKEDSAYRAYDVEVITRLRQIIVLRKPLKQIAEVLQSAKAQKSPYFLQHAHNPVNWFLCSEDALKSPNAKTSLSSFLLGTASY; translated from the coding sequence ATGGCATTTGTTTTCAGTCCCTACTTGACAGCACCTTACGAGCAAATCGGGTTGATTACTCCTGCGAAAAAGGAAGATTCCGCATACCGCGCATACGATGTTGAAGTCATCACACGTCTGCGTCAGATTATCGTTCTGCGTAAACCGCTCAAACAGATTGCTGAGGTTCTGCAAAGCGCGAAAGCGCAAAAATCGCCGTATTTTCTGCAACATGCACATAATCCGGTGAACTGGTTCCTTTGTTCGGAAGATGCTTTGAAATCGCCAAACGCGAAAACAAGCTTGTCTTCCTTTCTATTGGGTACTGCTAGTTATTGA
- a CDS encoding CPBP family intramembrane glutamic endopeptidase produces MKEIVVKGHPILFSFMLGIVLTLLVAVASAVATILGFEDAGIMLAQACAFFIMAVIVTVYMTKRDRSFEKFGFKKLDIRKEKVTLYYIPLLVIAVVQPMMGGFNLELTTSKIILILIFSLLVGYTEETIFRGIIRERLQPKGPVFYIVFSSLFFGILHMANALNGSDFIHILLQIINAFLIGLILALLIETTNNIIPLIVFHFMFDALAQMTSSDIVDKELLVVSILNIIYLVYGSYLIFVLLRRKKMNIQISA; encoded by the coding sequence ATGAAAGAAATAGTAGTCAAAGGACATCCAATTTTATTTTCATTCATGCTCGGGATAGTGCTAACCTTATTGGTTGCAGTGGCATCCGCAGTCGCAACGATATTGGGGTTTGAGGACGCAGGCATCATGCTTGCCCAAGCGTGTGCATTTTTCATAATGGCAGTGATTGTTACTGTGTACATGACAAAAAGGGACCGCTCTTTTGAAAAATTTGGTTTCAAAAAGCTAGATATCCGCAAAGAGAAGGTAACGCTCTATTATATTCCATTGCTTGTTATAGCGGTTGTTCAGCCAATGATGGGAGGGTTCAACTTAGAGCTTACTACAAGTAAAATTATACTTATTCTTATTTTTTCTTTACTAGTTGGGTATACAGAGGAAACGATATTTAGAGGGATCATCAGAGAAAGACTGCAGCCCAAAGGACCAGTTTTTTATATCGTTTTTTCTTCTTTATTCTTTGGTATTCTACATATGGCAAATGCGCTGAACGGAAGTGATTTCATACATATCTTACTGCAAATTATCAATGCTTTTCTTATCGGTCTTATTCTTGCTTTGCTTATAGAAACAACAAACAACATTATTCCTTTGATCGTATTTCATTTTATGTTTGATGCGCTTGCTCAAATGACAAGCAGTGATATTGTAGACAAAGAGCTGTTGGTTGTTTCTATATTAAATATTATATATTTGGTATATGGAAGCTATCTGATTTTCGTTTTATTGCGTAGGAAAAAGATGAATATCCAAATAAGTGCTTGA